One Acidaminococcales bacterium DNA segment encodes these proteins:
- a CDS encoding flagellar biosynthesis anti-sigma factor FlgM: MNIKSTDLLHGLSAYKSQALQQKRAGAENKKNANMQPDEVILSGRNTEIGPDMKQIRDTIDLRQELVEQIKTRMRDGSYYVEAGEIADKIIEASKVEP, from the coding sequence ATGAACATAAAATCTACCGACTTACTGCATGGTTTGTCAGCTTATAAAAGCCAGGCGCTCCAGCAAAAGCGCGCTGGCGCCGAAAACAAAAAGAACGCCAACATGCAGCCGGACGAGGTGATACTTTCCGGCCGCAACACGGAGATTGGCCCGGACATGAAGCAAATCCGCGATACTATAGATTTGCGCCAGGAATTGGTGGAGCAAATAAAAACGCGCATGCGCGACGGCAGCTATTACGTTGAGGCGGGAGAGATTGCCGACAAGATCATTGAAGCGTCAAAGGTCGAACCTTGA
- a CDS encoding HD domain-containing protein has protein sequence MSDFIDQTTLALEEEGPVNAIAFTWLNRLRVKNKTVYNHSIQVANYAVSIGAKMGLPEEEISVLKAAALLHDIGKLALPNELLRRLPCVYKREVSLYKRHCDMGMNMLENEPGFKDNICVFIRSHHERWDGKGFPRRLKGSNIPLSARIIGVADYYDTVNPCSGNWPKTVKAAMREVFEQSGTAFDPEVVKALAGALGH, from the coding sequence TTGTCTGACTTTATTGATCAAACCACCTTGGCCCTGGAAGAAGAAGGTCCTGTAAACGCCATTGCCTTCACTTGGCTTAACCGTTTGCGCGTCAAAAACAAGACCGTTTATAATCACAGCATACAGGTCGCCAATTACGCCGTCAGCATAGGCGCCAAAATGGGCCTGCCCGAGGAAGAAATAAGCGTGCTGAAAGCGGCCGCCCTGCTGCACGACATCGGAAAGCTCGCCCTGCCCAACGAGCTTTTGAGGAGGCTGCCCTGCGTTTACAAGCGCGAGGTAAGCCTTTACAAGAGGCATTGCGACATGGGCATGAACATGCTGGAAAACGAACCGGGGTTCAAAGACAACATCTGCGTTTTCATTCGTTCGCATCACGAAAGATGGGACGGCAAAGGTTTTCCCAGACGGCTGAAAGGCTCTAACATACCGTTAAGCGCGCGGATCATCGGCGTGGCCGATTACTACGACACGGTCAATCCCTGCTCCGGCAACTGGCCGAAAACCGTCAAGGCGGCCATGCGGGAAGTTTTCGAACAGTCCGGCACGGCTTTTGACCCGGAGGTGGTCAAGGCGCTGGCCGGCGCCTTGGGGCATTGA
- a CDS encoding S-adenosylmethionine decarboxylase — MVMLPGRQIILDLYNCDFDRLTNQAELLPALEEIMADGSMPALSSFTLPQGGDGGFSLAVFHRHGHVVVHTFPSTGFASADVFSAAADTAVEKVSAKIKQILKSERNKNTILKRGDFGSLNDMKPTMRRQIKTWRRVRNASAKMLNMLGSKKPPSID, encoded by the coding sequence ATGGTTATGTTACCAGGCCGGCAGATAATCCTCGATCTGTATAACTGCGATTTTGACAGGTTGACCAACCAAGCCGAGTTGTTGCCCGCGCTGGAAGAAATCATGGCGGACGGCTCCATGCCGGCCCTGTCTTCTTTCACGCTTCCGCAGGGCGGGGACGGCGGCTTTTCCCTGGCCGTTTTCCATCGGCACGGTCATGTGGTTGTCCATACTTTCCCCTCCACGGGCTTCGCTTCGGCGGACGTTTTTTCGGCGGCGGCGGATACTGCCGTCGAAAAAGTATCGGCGAAAATAAAGCAAATCTTAAAGTCGGAAAGAAACAAAAACACCATTTTGAAAAGGGGCGATTTCGGTTCGCTAAACGATATGAAACCAACCATGAGGCGGCAGATCAAAACCTGGCGCAGGGTGCGCAATGCCAGCGCGAAAATGCTCAACATGCTGGGAAGCAAAAAACCGCCGTCCATAGACTGA
- the glmS gene encoding glutamine--fructose-6-phosphate transaminase (isomerizing), translating into MKGDFAMCGIVGYIGEENAAIFLFDGLSRLEYRGYDSAGIAVCDGQKIIVEKTAGRLEALKQKLGQALPAGCVGVGHTRWATHGRPSDRNSHPHASADGNFVVVHNGIIENYLDLKEDLLSEGYTFSSETDTEVVAQLMQKHYTGDLLGTARKVLAIIEGSYSLVFMSAYEPDRLICAKKDNPLVIGLGERANYIASDIPAIIAKTRRTYILSDGETAIVTKDGVRIENIKGEPVDKKEFVVTWNAQAAEKGGYEHFMIKEIYDQPKAVRDTLSGRVGKDGHSVALKELGWTAREMEKFKKIFIVACGTAYHAGMVGKHYIEQLTRVPVETDIASEFRYRAPVVGSDCLAIVVSQSGETSDTLAALKEAKRLGALTLAITNVVDSSIAREADKTLYTYAGPEIAVASTKAYTTQVMVLLLLAVYMAQISGSAPPARLEKIVEEIKCMPERIHELLEDVDPIKVFAQQYAASEDVFFIGRLLDYAVALEGSLKLKEISYIHAEAYAAGELKHGTLALIVAGTPVIALATQEEVYEKTLSNIKEVKARDAMVIGIAMAGSANIEKYVDHTIYIPHTDKYLAPVLTVIPLQLLAYYAALSRGCNVDMPRNLAKSVTVE; encoded by the coding sequence ATGAAAGGGGATTTTGCCATGTGTGGTATTGTCGGCTATATCGGGGAAGAAAACGCGGCGATTTTTTTGTTTGACGGCCTGTCGAGGCTGGAGTACCGGGGATATGATTCGGCTGGCATAGCGGTGTGCGACGGCCAAAAGATCATAGTGGAGAAAACGGCCGGCCGCTTGGAAGCCCTAAAGCAAAAATTGGGGCAGGCCCTTCCCGCAGGATGCGTCGGCGTCGGGCACACCCGCTGGGCGACGCACGGGCGCCCGTCCGACCGCAACAGCCACCCGCACGCCAGCGCCGACGGTAATTTTGTCGTTGTCCACAACGGGATTATCGAAAACTACCTTGATTTAAAGGAAGACCTGTTAAGCGAAGGCTACACTTTCTCGTCCGAAACGGACACCGAAGTCGTGGCGCAGCTCATGCAAAAGCATTATACGGGCGATTTGCTCGGCACGGCAAGAAAAGTGCTGGCAATCATCGAAGGCTCTTATTCCCTGGTGTTTATGAGCGCCTACGAACCCGACCGGCTTATTTGCGCCAAAAAAGACAATCCGCTGGTCATAGGGCTCGGCGAGCGGGCTAACTACATAGCGTCCGATATACCGGCGATTATCGCCAAAACCCGGCGCACCTATATATTGAGCGACGGCGAGACGGCGATTGTTACAAAGGATGGCGTGCGGATTGAGAACATCAAGGGCGAGCCTGTCGACAAAAAAGAATTTGTCGTGACTTGGAACGCGCAAGCCGCTGAAAAAGGCGGTTACGAGCATTTTATGATCAAAGAGATATACGACCAGCCTAAGGCTGTCCGCGACACTTTGAGCGGGCGCGTCGGCAAGGACGGACATTCGGTGGCGCTGAAGGAATTGGGCTGGACGGCGCGGGAGATGGAAAAATTCAAGAAGATTTTTATCGTTGCCTGCGGCACCGCCTATCACGCCGGCATGGTCGGCAAACACTATATTGAGCAATTGACCCGCGTGCCGGTGGAAACGGACATCGCGTCGGAATTTCGTTATCGCGCGCCGGTCGTCGGCAGCGATTGCCTGGCGATCGTGGTAAGCCAGTCGGGAGAGACCAGCGACACTTTGGCCGCGCTCAAGGAAGCAAAACGGCTCGGCGCGCTGACCCTGGCCATAACCAACGTAGTGGACTCGTCCATCGCCCGGGAAGCGGACAAAACGCTTTATACCTACGCCGGCCCGGAAATAGCGGTCGCCTCGACCAAGGCTTACACCACCCAGGTCATGGTACTGCTGCTCTTGGCCGTCTATATGGCGCAGATTTCCGGGAGCGCCCCGCCGGCGCGCCTTGAGAAAATCGTCGAAGAGATCAAATGCATGCCGGAGCGGATCCACGAACTTTTGGAAGACGTCGATCCGATAAAAGTATTCGCCCAACAGTACGCCGCCAGCGAAGACGTATTTTTCATCGGCCGCCTGCTTGATTATGCGGTGGCGCTCGAAGGGTCGCTCAAACTCAAGGAAATATCCTATATCCACGCCGAGGCTTACGCCGCCGGCGAATTAAAGCACGGCACGCTCGCGCTTATCGTCGCCGGCACGCCGGTGATTGCGCTGGCAACCCAGGAGGAAGTTTACGAAAAAACCCTGAGCAACATAAAAGAAGTTAAAGCGCGGGACGCCATGGTCATCGGCATCGCCATGGCAGGCAGCGCCAATATAGAAAAATACGTTGACCACACTATATATATACCGCATACTGACAAATATCTTGCGCCGGTACTCACGGTCATACCTTTGCAGCTTTTGGCTTATTACGCGGCGCTAAGCCGCGGCTGCAACGTGGATATGCCGAGAAATCTGGCAAAAAGCGTAACTGTGGAATAG
- a CDS encoding double zinc ribbon domain-containing protein yields the protein MLKKLATALADFFYPPVCAVCGETAEASGRLCGRCRARAAHPRAYAAREAGLAHIDGVLALARYRGGLQTLLHKVKFSGQKELLPLLAGEFEFLWEGPGRAGLERLLGNYSGGIAAIPVPTDGQRLIARGYDLPKVIFQAWSRRQNYAWRECLKRCAAKRPQYELTGLERRNNMAGAVAAEYVPEEGALLIVDDILTTGATLCECARALRSAGGAKKIIVGLAVASDAQNPAPN from the coding sequence ATGTTGAAAAAACTCGCCACGGCGCTGGCGGACTTCTTTTATCCGCCGGTTTGCGCCGTCTGCGGCGAAACGGCCGAAGCAAGCGGCCGCTTGTGCGGCCGCTGCCGCGCACGGGCGGCCCACCCCCGCGCCTACGCGGCGCGCGAGGCCGGCCTTGCGCACATAGACGGCGTATTGGCGCTGGCGCGTTACCGGGGCGGGCTGCAAACGCTGCTGCATAAGGTCAAATTCTCCGGGCAAAAGGAACTGCTGCCACTTTTGGCCGGGGAATTTGAATTTTTATGGGAAGGGCCGGGAAGGGCCGGCCTGGAAAGATTGCTGGGAAATTACAGCGGCGGCATCGCCGCAATCCCTGTCCCGACGGACGGGCAGAGGCTAATTGCGCGCGGCTATGATTTGCCCAAAGTCATTTTTCAGGCCTGGAGCCGCCGCCAAAACTACGCCTGGCGGGAATGCCTGAAAAGATGCGCGGCCAAACGGCCGCAATACGAGCTTACCGGCCTTGAGCGCCGCAACAACATGGCCGGCGCGGTAGCGGCGGAATATGTGCCGGAAGAGGGCGCCCTGCTGATTGTCGACGACATATTGACCACCGGGGCGACGCTTTGCGAGTGCGCGCGCGCCCTCAGGTCGGCGGGCGGCGCGAAGAAAATCATCGTAGGGCTGGCCGTGGCCAGCGATGCACAAAACCCCGCGCCAAACTGA
- a CDS encoding flagellar protein FlgN produces the protein MDAAWEEVIGLLDAMSGHYLEMIGLAEEKRAALINVQANKISGIIAREEALIRQIGALEKKRVGLVGQIAAESGWTDQKIKLLHLVERAPEKFAERMKQTGHKLADIVMRIAMLNGINNNLLKQAMHIVDYNINILSRAQAAPVYEAGGGQSRDGKGDLRLGVLDRKA, from the coding sequence ATGGATGCGGCGTGGGAAGAGGTGATTGGCCTCTTGGACGCCATGTCCGGACATTATCTCGAGATGATCGGGCTGGCCGAGGAAAAGCGCGCCGCGCTGATTAACGTCCAGGCCAATAAAATCAGCGGCATCATCGCGCGGGAAGAGGCGCTCATCAGGCAAATAGGCGCGCTCGAAAAAAAAAGGGTTGGCCTTGTCGGGCAGATTGCGGCCGAAAGCGGCTGGACCGACCAAAAGATCAAGCTCTTGCATCTGGTGGAAAGGGCGCCGGAAAAATTCGCGGAACGCATGAAGCAGACCGGCCATAAATTGGCCGACATTGTCATGCGTATCGCCATGTTGAACGGAATCAACAACAATCTTCTGAAACAGGCCATGCATATTGTCGATTACAATATCAACATTCTGTCGCGGGCGCAGGCGGCGCCCGTTTATGAAGCCGGCGGCGGGCAATCGCGCGACGGCAAGGGCGACCTTAGGCTTGGCGTCCTCGACAGGAAGGCATAA
- a CDS encoding ATP-dependent RecD-like DNA helicase: MCERLEGVVDAIIFQSGDSNFCVFKITGARSGGIAVVMRGMPPLLGEEISLEGQWVEHARFGRQFQAVSFKSAAGLSVRGMERFLGSGAIKGVGRTMAARIVACFGPDTLRVLSEEPSRLTAVSGIGTKKAEAIGASYGELAEIRGLMLFLEENGISANYAPKLQKVYGGAAIELLKSNPYRLAHEVEGIGFKIADRIAVSLGIAYNDRRRISGGIEFALRQVAQAGHVCVPEEMLRERAAALLALDGADVEETLKDLLKNGALRTENFGGEFLVYPEYLYRAEVETAQRLLYLKSRARSVRLPDADSVIREWEGQSGIKLAKVQREAIDNVLRHGVLVLTGGPGTGKTTIIRGIIAVLEAAGCRIQLAAPTGRAARRLAASAGRPALTVHKLLEYAPHEGPFAFGRNESAPLDADALIVDESSMLDIALAAFLLKATPPGCRLIFAGDVDQLPAVGPGSVLKDIIRSQKVPVLRLNEVFRQGRESRIVLNAHLINRGRMPDFTAPEEFSLAECADEDAVAAKIVEEYVKLAEAHGGQNIQVLSPMHKQACGVENLNRLLQETLNPPGGERREIATPRQALREGDKIMQMRNNYDKEVFNGDIGWVESIEGRTLTARFPDIGGGLAVRYEQGELDELQLAYAMSVHKSQGGEYPIVILALSRAHYLFLQRNLLYTAVTRARRQVLIAGQKKSLQTAVLNDRMRRRYSLLTERLRETPLC; this comes from the coding sequence ATGTGCGAGCGGCTTGAGGGCGTTGTGGACGCAATCATCTTTCAAAGCGGCGACAGCAATTTTTGCGTGTTTAAAATTACCGGCGCCAGAAGCGGCGGCATTGCCGTCGTCATGCGCGGCATGCCGCCGCTTCTGGGGGAGGAAATATCCCTTGAGGGGCAATGGGTGGAACACGCCCGGTTCGGCCGCCAATTTCAGGCCGTTTCCTTTAAAAGCGCCGCCGGGCTGTCTGTCCGGGGGATGGAAAGATTTTTGGGCTCGGGCGCCATAAAGGGGGTAGGGCGGACCATGGCCGCGCGCATAGTGGCGTGTTTCGGCCCGGATACTTTGCGCGTCCTGAGCGAGGAACCGTCCCGGCTGACCGCGGTGAGCGGGATCGGGACAAAAAAAGCGGAAGCGATCGGGGCCTCTTACGGCGAATTGGCAGAAATAAGGGGCCTCATGCTTTTTCTGGAAGAAAATGGGATCAGCGCCAACTATGCGCCCAAGCTGCAAAAAGTATACGGCGGCGCGGCCATTGAGCTGCTTAAAAGCAACCCTTACCGGCTGGCTCATGAAGTTGAGGGCATAGGTTTTAAAATCGCCGACCGGATAGCGGTTTCGCTGGGCATTGCCTATAATGACCGGCGCAGGATAAGCGGCGGTATCGAATTTGCCTTGCGCCAGGTCGCCCAAGCCGGCCATGTCTGCGTGCCGGAGGAGATGCTGCGGGAAAGGGCGGCCGCGCTTTTGGCCTTGGATGGGGCGGACGTAGAGGAGACGCTTAAGGATTTATTGAAAAACGGCGCCCTGCGCACGGAAAATTTCGGCGGCGAGTTCCTCGTCTATCCCGAATACCTCTACAGGGCGGAGGTAGAAACGGCGCAGCGTCTGTTATATTTAAAAAGCCGCGCCCGTTCCGTGCGGCTGCCGGACGCCGACTCCGTCATAAGAGAATGGGAGGGGCAATCCGGCATAAAATTGGCCAAAGTGCAGAGGGAAGCGATCGACAATGTGCTCCGGCACGGCGTGCTGGTATTGACCGGCGGCCCTGGCACCGGCAAGACGACCATCATCAGGGGGATCATTGCCGTTTTGGAAGCGGCCGGCTGCCGGATACAGCTGGCCGCGCCGACCGGGCGGGCGGCGCGGCGGCTGGCCGCTTCCGCCGGGCGGCCGGCGCTTACCGTGCACAAGCTGCTTGAATACGCGCCGCACGAGGGCCCGTTTGCCTTCGGGCGCAACGAAAGCGCCCCCTTGGACGCCGACGCGCTCATTGTCGACGAATCTTCCATGCTGGACATAGCCCTGGCCGCCTTTTTGCTGAAAGCCACGCCGCCCGGCTGCCGGCTGATTTTTGCCGGCGACGTCGACCAACTGCCGGCGGTAGGGCCCGGCAGCGTGCTCAAAGACATCATCAGGTCCCAAAAAGTGCCGGTCTTGAGGTTAAATGAAGTGTTCCGGCAGGGAAGGGAAAGCCGGATCGTGCTGAACGCCCATCTGATCAACCGGGGACGCATGCCGGACTTTACCGCCCCGGAGGAATTTTCCCTGGCCGAATGCGCGGACGAGGACGCGGTAGCGGCCAAGATCGTCGAAGAGTATGTCAAACTGGCCGAAGCGCACGGCGGGCAAAACATACAAGTTTTGTCGCCGATGCACAAGCAGGCCTGCGGCGTGGAGAACCTCAACCGCCTGCTGCAGGAGACCCTCAACCCGCCCGGCGGCGAGCGGCGCGAGATAGCCACGCCGCGCCAGGCGCTGCGCGAAGGCGACAAAATAATGCAAATGCGCAACAATTACGACAAAGAAGTATTCAACGGCGACATCGGCTGGGTGGAAAGCATCGAGGGGCGGACGCTTACGGCGCGTTTCCCCGATATAGGCGGGGGGCTGGCCGTCCGCTACGAACAGGGCGAACTTGACGAGTTGCAATTGGCCTACGCCATGAGCGTACACAAATCGCAGGGCGGGGAATACCCGATCGTCATTCTGGCGCTTTCCCGCGCGCATTATCTTTTTTTGCAGCGGAACCTCCTTTATACAGCCGTAACCAGGGCGCGACGGCAGGTACTGATCGCCGGGCAGAAAAAGTCTTTGCAGACGGCGGTGCTCAACGACCGTATGCGGCGGCGGTATTCGCTTTTGACGGAAAGATTGCGGGAGACGCCTTTATGTTGA
- a CDS encoding tetratricopeptide repeat protein encodes MPESNRCRLLGAKCRQTAIFLFIFLFLFLPRSGNAAIGPDAGAYFAAMGQKSYREGDYGASVLFFSKAILNSPERAELYLGSAKAWVKAGDLTQAANDAREAVRIAPDREEGYCLNSYILYLMGEQDEAVAFADRTVEIFPASPFAYYGRAVVWESLSDFSRAIADYSEALRLYKKMPKRLRARGMNEFADCAERPFFDEKAAAIYFGRGMAQSKDGNFKEARRDLRRAVKIRPELSLYLPEGIIERPEAA; translated from the coding sequence TTGCCTGAAAGCAACCGTTGCCGTCTTTTGGGGGCAAAATGCCGGCAAACAGCGATTTTTTTGTTCATTTTCCTTTTTCTCTTTTTGCCGCGCTCCGGCAACGCCGCAATCGGGCCGGACGCCGGCGCCTATTTCGCGGCGATGGGGCAAAAATCCTATCGGGAAGGAGATTATGGCGCGTCCGTGCTGTTTTTCAGCAAGGCCATCCTCAACAGCCCGGAAAGGGCGGAACTGTATTTGGGCAGCGCCAAAGCCTGGGTCAAGGCGGGCGATCTGACCCAGGCGGCGAACGATGCGCGGGAGGCGGTGCGAATCGCGCCGGATCGGGAAGAGGGGTACTGCCTTAACAGTTACATTTTATATCTTATGGGCGAACAGGACGAGGCCGTGGCCTTCGCGGACAGAACGGTTGAAATTTTCCCCGCCAGCCCTTTCGCCTATTATGGCCGGGCGGTCGTTTGGGAATCACTGAGCGATTTCAGTCGGGCCATCGCCGATTATAGCGAGGCGCTGCGCCTTTACAAAAAAATGCCCAAAAGATTGCGGGCGCGGGGCATGAATGAATTCGCCGATTGCGCGGAAAGGCCTTTTTTCGATGAAAAAGCTGCGGCCATTTATTTTGGCCGGGGCATGGCGCAATCTAAGGACGGCAATTTCAAAGAGGCCAGGCGCGATTTGAGACGGGCCGTGAAAATAAGGCCGGAACTCTCGCTTTATCTGCCGGAGGGCATAATCGAAAGGCCGGAGGCCGCTTGA
- the glmM gene encoding phosphoglucosamine mutase, translating to MQRLFGTDGVRGLANREITAELALKLGAAAAGYFSRGASGRPQIMIGLDTRLSGDMLAAALAAGISSAGGEAHMLGVMPTPAVAYLTAHSNACAGAVISASHNPFEDNGIKFFSHAGIKLPDEIEDEIQRLVEGQELAGKPIGDGIGRIVFRSGLADDYAQYVIKSADTDLHGLKIVLDCANGAASDLAPFVLRALGAEVIVTNNRPDGLNINKGCGSTHMEGLRKKVLEEKADLGVAHDGDADRCLMVDENGQLVDGDQLMLICALELMEAGRLAADTLVTTVMSNIGLHCAFKARGGKCVVTPVGDRYVLEEMLKNGYNFGGEQSGHIIFGDYATTGDGLMTATQVLRAAVRNNRPLSALAGLMTKYPQVLNNVKVKSKEGWQTNKEIGKAIAHAEQSLGEAGRVLVRASGTEPLLRVMLEGPDREILDELARSIARAVENELG from the coding sequence ATGCAAAGATTGTTTGGCACAGATGGCGTCAGGGGATTGGCAAACCGTGAGATAACGGCGGAACTGGCGCTGAAGCTCGGGGCCGCCGCCGCCGGCTATTTTTCCCGGGGCGCAAGCGGCAGGCCGCAAATAATGATCGGGCTCGATACCAGGCTGTCCGGGGACATGCTGGCGGCGGCGCTGGCGGCGGGCATATCTTCCGCCGGCGGCGAGGCGCATATGCTCGGCGTCATGCCGACCCCCGCCGTCGCTTATCTTACCGCCCATTCCAACGCCTGCGCCGGAGCGGTCATCTCCGCGTCCCACAATCCGTTTGAGGACAACGGCATAAAGTTTTTTTCCCATGCGGGGATCAAACTGCCTGATGAAATTGAAGACGAAATACAAAGGCTGGTTGAAGGGCAGGAATTGGCCGGCAAACCGATAGGCGACGGCATCGGGCGCATAGTTTTCAGAAGCGGCCTGGCGGATGATTATGCCCAATATGTGATCAAGTCCGCCGATACGGATCTGCACGGCTTGAAAATAGTCCTGGACTGCGCCAACGGGGCGGCTTCCGATCTGGCGCCCTTTGTTTTGCGCGCGCTCGGGGCGGAAGTGATCGTTACAAACAACCGGCCGGACGGCCTCAATATCAATAAGGGCTGCGGCTCGACGCACATGGAAGGGCTGCGCAAAAAAGTATTGGAAGAAAAGGCCGATCTTGGCGTGGCGCACGATGGCGACGCCGACCGCTGCCTGATGGTGGATGAAAACGGTCAGTTGGTAGACGGCGACCAACTGATGCTGATCTGCGCGCTGGAACTTATGGAAGCGGGCAGGTTGGCCGCAGATACGCTGGTAACGACCGTTATGAGCAACATAGGGCTTCACTGCGCGTTCAAGGCGCGGGGCGGCAAATGCGTGGTTACGCCGGTGGGCGATCGCTATGTTCTGGAAGAGATGCTCAAAAACGGCTACAATTTCGGCGGCGAACAGTCAGGGCACATAATATTCGGCGATTACGCGACGACGGGCGATGGCCTGATGACAGCCACACAGGTATTGAGGGCCGCCGTCAGGAACAATCGGCCGCTTTCCGCCCTGGCCGGCCTCATGACCAAATATCCGCAGGTGCTTAATAACGTGAAGGTAAAAAGCAAGGAAGGCTGGCAAACCAACAAGGAAATCGGCAAAGCGATCGCCCACGCGGAACAATCGCTTGGCGAAGCGGGCCGCGTGCTGGTCAGGGCTTCGGGTACCGAACCGCTCCTGCGCGTCATGCTGGAAGGGCCCGATCGGGAAATTCTTGATGAACTGGCCAGATCCATAGCGCGGGCGGTGGAAAACGAGCTGGGATAA